The sequence taatcaaatttTGGTCGAAAATTGGGAATTGGAAAAATGACGCATGAGTCatatttcttttccttatatgaattattaataaataaagttgtttaaatattattattgtttttttttttgttttgatggaaattctgataattttttttaatcatattttctAAGACTCTTTTTGATgtatacaaagaaaaagaaaacttacCAATATTAGTtttccatataattttttttagccatttttaggacttcttaattttaaatattataaatatagtgatatattaattgaagaaaataagtgaaaagacgattttgtctattacgaaagtttttaatgaaggacaaaaagttcaaatcaattttctaagggtcttcacacttttaatatattatagattatagataatgtATACACTATCTCTAAACTATGCACTATATATTTTGTAAACTAACTGAGTTAagggtgcatttgttttttttttaagattcagacttTTGAATCTAAATGCATGTCTGAATGactaagatgttgtctctagatctgaaagcttaatgattaagactgtttgttttttaacATTTGAacgtacaaaaaaaattatttgtatatataataaaataaaaaatacaattcaaataaaaagctAATTATATttcagaaaagtatgtaatttaatacaacaaaattattatttgattgaaaaaaaatatttatgttttttagtgatagtggagatggtttataatggtggttgcggtgacaatgattgatgttagtgattagtaatgttagtgGTGATATTTGTGATGGTTGGTACTGTAGTAACTGTTATGATGACGACGGTTGATAGTGGTGGTtttgatgtgacgttgcttgatgttagtagttgcaggtgttgattatgatgactaaaaaatgaatgaatgatggttgATAATGTGTTGGTActagttggagatattgttagtGGTGATGGTgaagatggttgttagtagagataaattgtagcgatgatagtgattgaagtgatggtggaggtggtgttactagtgacaatggtggtagCCGACAAAGAATGTGTGAAGGTTATGATGTATTAGCGGTAGTTAGCGGTGGTGCCAGTTGTGATAaatgagttggtcgatagtagggattgACCGGTAGTGATTGATGATGGTGTTGTTGTTAACGGCAGTTGTGAcgttaaatataattagaataatagatgTAGTAGGTGTGGTAacggttgacaatagtggttggtatcaatatttgttgtcgatgacagttgtgatggtggaggtggttggtggtggttaACAATGATGACGGTGACAGAGATGATGACTGATAattatgaatagagtgacggTAAATATTATTCAACACCAAAATACCTCTTTAGatctattaagacttgattctaaaTTTGACTGATTAAGAGCTATTcaaacctattaagagctaaaatcttaatgaAATCAAATGCATTTAATGGTCTGAaatctgaaccattcagattcaaacctgcattaagtgcaaacaaatgagctctaaaaatattgaattgtatttttaCTTAAAATAAATATGCGATATGCGATTTTAAATGTATACATGACATAAATTAACgggtaagcatatatatatatatatatatataatttagtatAAATATCCTATAggggtaaaaaaaattaattttattaatttcttttcatGTCGCATCAATTCAGAAGTATCCAATGCAGAAGTTATGAAATGAATTGAATTAATGAATAAGTTATAATTTAataagtagtatttttttttttgttcagatCAAAATGCTTTGAGCTGTGAGACTCAGTCAACTCCTCTTTAACTtcaccaacaacaaaaaaataaaaaaatcctctaattttaaatattttttttttcattttttatatcttttaattggtAAAGACAAAAATAATCATCCGCCGGGCGAAACCTGTAATCCATTTTCTTGTAACGTGGTTTTGAGTGTTGACCAGTTCAGGCCAATCAATAGAGAAGTTTATATAgtcaagaagagagaaaaaaaaagcatTCGAGTTTTGAGAGTTAAAAGAGTTGCCTTCTCTCTATATCAATTAACAACTGCAGCTTTAATTCTTACAATGGCTAGTTCTTCTGGAGTAAGTTCTTTTGCATCTTTTCTGCtgaattttgttatatttattagtCCTGTACTAAGTTTTGTAGAAATTTGCAGCAGGAAATAGGATCTACTGTAGCAAAAGCATATATATACTCCGTCTGCTTACCTATCCGTTTacttttacttgtccactttATACTTTGCAGGTCTTTAAATGAACACTGACTAATATGAGTGAGTAGTTTATCGAAATATGCATGTATCATATTTCTATAGTGTTGGGTTTTGGGAAATGATTTGgtgaataattaattaatgttgaggttaaaaaataaaaatgatgttatTTAGTATatattcgggtacaagaatctgtatataagtAACACGAACTTCAACATtagttcaagtccaagacaagaacacttatgaagttctttacaccttcaacactagattatgaataatctatctaagaagtgtgttaatgttcagaaaagagatgaaatagaattttaaggccaagttTCCCgatttcacggagtgtccttaaggaataattcctcactgtacccgaggttctTCTTCGCAGGATAAAATGACCTCCAATccaaacaatagcggtacctcaaattgttagattcaacgaactcacccaatgatttgattgatcacacagaatgtttttgaaggcaagaaaagagttttttatttcagaaaattcatGTCTAATCAGATGTCTTTTCGTAAAGGTGGCagtggttcacttaaaaggtgtgacctttctggAAAATCATGTTTGTTCGTCCAAAGAATGTATCTTTTCCGAACAGGCATATCATTTCATGAAACAGTGTGTCATTTTgttgaaggattgcatccttTCCGAAGCATCACTTCGTTTCTGCATAGCATTTCGAAACAGTGTCAgccactgcatgcatgcatataaatggaggataAAAAACATAGAAAAGTTGTGTTTTTCCCATTGGTATTTTCGGAtcaaatttctgtcaaataaactttatccaaaaagatagatctcatcgatcgatcattttcctaatccaaagccgagcgagcgacgacgacgttgcaagacatctcttatttcttgcctcacttaccaagtggaataagtgtttcttaatataaacatttgaaagtcacattctcccaccaatgtgggagattTAGTAGACTTTCCATTTGTTTAGAgtatactttcctttttagtgttttcttctttatttttccttgCACTtggtttcctccattttccattcacacttttcatatactttgaactcAACAAATGATAATTGTTTTTTCTTTGCTATGTTAAAAGTGAAAACCTATTTTTAGAATAATGCACAAGTAAAAGTAAAAGGAAGGAGTATAAAAGGGTCCATATACTTTTATAGGGCTTGGCTTTGCAGCCAGGAATTATCTCATGTTTATGCTGTTTTTATCAGTGGACTCTTCGCTATGGATGTTCGCTGTCGATTCCTCTGATTGATTCTATAAGAACTGAATGAATAAATAGCATGTTTCCAGACAGTAATTTATTTTCAGTAGCATTATTTCTGAAAGAAAGTCACTGTATTCGACTTCTGTATTCATCGAGGAACTCTTTCAGGATTAAACTTGAGTTATTCCTATAAGTTTTATTTGTGTCTCTTTCTAACGCAGGCAGTTAAAAGTGGAAATCCTGACTACACTCACTTTATATCACTTCCGTTGTTGTTACATGATGAAACGGTCAAGAAGCTCAACAACTTTCAGAAGTCAGTTGTTGGAACTACTAAAGTTAATCAAGATGAAAATTCTTCATCTCTGCATTTCCTTGTTATGTTTATGATAATTTCTATCCCTATGTTTCAACCTATCACGGGGCTCATTGCTTCCTTCATTATGTCGTAATATCTGACAAAATTGTCGAATGTTTAACCACTCTTAACAGATTTGGGAATCGAGAAGTCCATGTTTATTAATCCAAAAACATTTCACTTGACTGTGCTCATGCTGAAACTTTCGAATAATGATCAAATTAAAGCTGCTGCTAAGGTTCTGCAGGTAAACGTTTATACTTGGCTAGctattttattccttttgtatGATATATTTTTCACTGTCTTAACTTTTCATAATAAATATCGCTTTCTGTTGTCTTTCCAGAGTGTCTCACCAAAAGTAACTGAAGATTTGGAAGGACGACCTGTGTGTATAAGACTGACAGGCTTGGTAAGTGTTTATCCAAGTTAATGCAACTATGGGCTACTTACTACGTAGGCCAGGCCTGCCTTTAACTTTATATGCTTAGAAGTTAAAAGGAAGAATTTCAAAAATCAGTTAACACATGAGAGAGTGGAAATGTGAATTAGCAAATAGACTTCTGTAAATTTTCATCTCTGAAACAAAGGGTAAATGTGTATTAGAGCGTTCAACCATGCCATTGGCAGCAATATTGACCAACTTGGAATTAGGCAAAGCAAATGAACAAAATGATTAAGTACTGCAAAAAGAATCTTATATAATATTTACAgatttccttttccttttcatgCGACTCCAATCTCTTTTTATGGATGATTCCCCAATTGGTTGCCCCGTGTGTATTAGGGAGAGAGAGACTGCATATCATGTAGATAAGTCATCGATTGTTGTGAGAGGTCAAAATTTCTGTTTAGATGCTTGATGTTCCACGGTTATTGCCTCTAATGAGATTTCACAAAGGTGCAATTTTTCTTGGCTGGAACTCAGGTTTGTTCTTATCCTGCAGGCTTGCATGAGAGGTTCTCCGGAAAAAGCTTATGTTGTACATGCTCCTTTGAAAGTAACTGGTGGTGAAGCCCAACTTGAACATGCCTGTCGTATCCACAATTTCTGGCTTCTTCTTCTCTGACTGTAGccattattttaatttctttgttattttaaggGAATTCATACCTGCATTTGTTATACCTTAGCCTTTCTAGAGAGGATAATTAATGCGTTCACTGAAGCtggtcttgttcttgaagaagatgTAAACAAGAAGTTAAAGGTATAGCTTTCAAAGTGTTAATTCTTTATTCTAGTAAGTTTTGTTAAAAGGTACAGCTTTCAAGGTGTTGAAGGCTATTTCATTATGGTTTGATCGTTAGGGCGGTCTCTTTGACCATTCGATCTAGCGCTGCTGCTTCCTTGCTTTTCCTTTTCCCTTCCAACCTCTCCACTTTTCATTTCTTGTAAAAACAATTTATTCATCACAAACAGGGGCCTAAAAGTTCCAAAGGGGTTTGGTCTATGCGATAAGCTGGTATTTAAGTGAAGAAGGGTGGACAGATCCACCGAGTTCAAACCTTGCGTCATTACCCCTCCTCGGGAATTTCCCCGACAATAAAAAGAATAAGGTCATGAAAGCATAAGCCACTTGGCAAAGAATCTCTTAATACAGCCAGAAATGGTTCAATCTGTTTTGAAAAGGCAAGCAGTTTTACTCACCACCAAGAGCCAATATGGCTGCAACCATTTTAATGTTGATACCTTTGGTATTCGGCTTTCTCGAACTCCGACTTATTCTCACCTCCTGAATTTCAACTATATGCCTCAAACTTGTATCTTCTGTTGCATTATGCTTCAGtttattcaaatatgtattatctgttctcagaCTTGCACTTGATGCAGTTACTTTCTAGATATACTCTTATGTCTTTGGTGGCCTTTTCTTCCTTTACAGATAGATACCAGAATGCTTTTATTGCTTATCCTTGAAACTGTCCTGGTGAAAATTGCTAAATCTGTCTTTTTGTTTTTGCTAACTTCTATTCTAATACAGTTGCATGCCACAATAATGAATGCGCGATATAGAAAAAGGTGATACTTTTACTTAAATTCTTTGCGTATTGTTTACTGTTGGCGTATAGTCTGTTTATGATTCTACCTGTTGCATAACTAGCTTTGTTGTTAAGGTTGCCACTGATTTACTGTTCTGTAAATTGTAGCAAAAAGAGTTCAGAAAAAACTGACCCTTTCGATGCACGAGCAATTTTTGCACAACATGGCTCGGAAGAATGGGGAGAATGTCTTATCCGTgaagttcatctttcaaaaaggTTTGTGTATGATATTAACGGTTACTTCCATTGCTGTGCTTCCATCCCATTTCCCGAAGAGAAGCAGGGTGAGTCTGgtattatgaaaaatatttttcataaggTACTtcggtaaaaaaaaaaaaaaaaaaaaaaaacttccgTGAAAAAATAAGTGATTTTCTTACATATTTTCTGGTGTGAATGAATTGTTCATAAATGTCATGTGTGCTTATAGTAAGTTGTTGATGACATTATATACAGCTTTTCGGATGGTAGTGTAGTGACCTACggtattgtgttgtattgttatTTCAAATAGTACAATAATTTTAAGTGTTACATTATGTTGTATTGAATGGTTAAATCCGTTATGTAACGACAAAAAGACTCATTTGATGCAATAATAGATGTGGTGTGGTTCGATTGTTACAGTGTTAGTCTTTTCCATTATGTCATTACATACTATTTCATAATTCTCTTTGTTTCTTTTACATTGCTTTGAACTCTAAACTGTATTAGACGTCAACTTGTAAGTAATAATTGTATAATATGATAGACACTTACAATAAATGATActcttatttattcaaattttgcCTCTACAAGTACAAACAAACGTCAAGCTTATTTTCTACAAAATAATACTTAACATTGAAGTTGGTTGATATTATGTCAATTCTAATagtatatgttacaacaaatttgaAACGTTTTGAAATCTGGGCTGAGTTGCGACTTAGTGCATCATCTTTCAAATTTCAACATGTTAAGAGCTCGACTGTTTCAATTGTTAAGTCCTTTAATTCACCATCTTCTTAACAAGTGATTTACAAGAATGGCTGTGGAACTAGGTGGATCGAACTTGAACAAATTTATCAGGAAAAACTATTGTTGCCCATCAGTGATCAGACACAACTTATGCTCGATGGGCAACAAAGGTTCACCTAGAGAATTTTCATAACATACGCCTCTTTTAGGCCTACTTGGAAAGTGCAATTGGCCCATCTAGCCCAACTCAGAGAACTTTGTACTCCCTATATATTGCACGATATTTAGGGTTCCCGTCTCACCATGTTAACGAGAGAGCTTGCAGCTTTCAATGGAGGATGGATTTTGGAGTAAATTCTTTGCATAATTcttattatatgaaaaatgaatttgaTTGTTGGTAATACTTTTGTTGATATTGAAATTTGCACCAGGAAATAGGATCTGTGGCTGCAAAAAGCATATGCCCAAACTCCTAATATGTAAAAGAGTGCATATATCGACTTATTTTATAGGGCTCCGCTTTGCAGCTAGGAATTATTATCATGTCTATGCTGCCTGTATCGCCCTTACATTccattcaatttttatttgaaGTCTTTTTACCATAACACTATTTGAAAAAGTACTAGTTTGTTGCTCTGTGTCCTAAAGATTAATTTCACTATTCCTTTCTCCATCTCCCAAAATATTTTCTCAGATGGATTTTGAGTTACATATGCCTAATGACTAAGATTAGCGGAATTCggatttaatattatttgaatgtGAAGTAATCTTGGTGCCTTAAGAGGGGAGGGGCTTATAAAACTTGGtgtgatcatttaaagttgaaacTACTAACTGAACGTCTGCTTGACTGTAATCATTGTCGTgagtttaccaaaaaaaaataaaaaatcattctcGTGGGAAATTTTAATAGCTCAATTGATGGACTATCTGAATTCTTTCACTTTATTGGTGAGAGTTGGACTCTATCCTCTGCCCAATgctcaattttttttgtattcatGTGCTTCAATAACTGAACAATAAAGGTAATAATAGAGCACAACAAGAATCGCTAGCCGCTAGCTTGGACTTTGAAATATCCCTATCACATTAAAGAAATAAATCTAGGCATTTGGCTCATGCGATTTCTCACAATAGAGTTGTCCCAAAATCACATAACAAGCTTTCCCCATCCTTAACGGGTTGTTTGGTTGGGAATAAGTTATTTCAGAATAATTAActccgggattagttatcccattatatatatgaataactTATTTCATCACTAAAGCATAAATGGTAGGATAAATAACTCTTTGGCTCAActaaacatgggataaaataattatattttttatttcgaGATTATTATATCTTATACATCACACCAAATGATCTCTTAAAAGGCTTGCTTCTTTAAAACATTAAAGTGAAGCTAAATAAATTGATGGACAATATCATATATGGTGTTTCAGTTACCACTTCAACTTACTTTATAGAGCAGCACGAGTGTATTCTTCCCAGGGTGGAGCCAAAATCTGAACAAAAAATTACAGAGAAGAGAGCACCCTTTGTTTCGTAACTTaggaaaaatcacataaatataccaTGTTAGAGTCTATATTACAAAATATACCATAAAATTTCATTTTACAAAATATACCAATACAAAATTTACAAAACCTATTAAATAGgagaatttatttttagaaaattaaatacATAGAAAAAAGGGCATCGTTTTAAGCCCTTGTTTTCATTCCCCTCTTGGTCTTCATCATCATCCTGCTTCTACAATCCTCCTTCCTTGAGATTTCTAATTATATTCAACTCATTGGATATGGTAGATCTCTTTCCTTCTTGGAAACTACATCACGAAATCAGTGGAAAGGGAAAAAGATTGATAAATATGCATCATAAGCTTGATTTAATATTGGAGAATATTATTAATGatcataaacaaaataaagcCGATGGGAAAAAAAGGCAACAATGAATTTGGGGGTGAAGATTTGATTGACCTTTTACTTAGAGTTATGGAAAAATGATCTTCACTTTATCGTCATTCCACGTGATTTCTCATAACATTGACACAAAATATCATTATCATAGTTTTATGAGGCTTTCTTTCCTATTTATATTCTGTTCCGTCTCATTTTTCTAAGTATATCTCCTATTAAAGTAATAACTCACATTTCAGCTTTCTGGTTGGACTTATGCAGTATGAAGGAACTAGATTCAGTTTTTTCAATGTAATTTTGAAAGACAGTCTTGTTATCCATGTTAGTTGTCGTTGCGCTTTCTTGTAGTGTCTTGGTCTTGGAGTTTTGGTTATGTTTGTTGTTTCAAGGTCGAGTGTCTTTCCAGAAGATTCAGAAGGATTCCCGATAGGATTGGTTCTAGATCCAGAAGATTCCTAGCCTTTCCAAACAGTTTTCTCTTTTTGAAAAGAAGAAACCATGTACTGATACTTAAAGTTATTCC comes from Capsicum annuum cultivar UCD-10X-F1 chromosome 2, UCD10Xv1.1, whole genome shotgun sequence and encodes:
- the LOC107860513 gene encoding A-kinase anchor protein 7 isoform X1; the protein is MASSSGAVKSGNPDYTHFISLPLLLHDETVKKLNNFQKSVVGTTKDLGIEKSMFINPKTFHLTVLMLKLSNNDQIKAAAKVLQSVSPKVTEDLEGRPVCIRLTGLACMRGSPEKAYVVHAPLKVTGGEAQLEHACQRIINAFTEAGLVLEEDVNKKLKLHATIMNARYRKSKKSSEKTDPFDARAIFAQHGSEEWGECLIREVHLSKRFVYDINGYFHCCASIPFPEEKQGESGIMKNIFHKVLR
- the LOC107860513 gene encoding A-kinase anchor protein 7 isoform X2, with translation MMKRSRSSTTFRNLGIEKSMFINPKTFHLTVLMLKLSNNDQIKAAAKVLQSVSPKVTEDLEGRPVCIRLTGLACMRGSPEKAYVVHAPLKVTGGEAQLEHACQRIINAFTEAGLVLEEDVNKKLKLHATIMNARYRKSKKSSEKTDPFDARAIFAQHGSEEWGECLIREVHLSKRFVYDINGYFHCCASIPFPEEKQGESGIMKNIFHKVLR